The genomic interval TCCCGCCGGACGATCCCCTCTACGGCAGCGAGCCCGCGCTCGACGACCCGTTCCCCGTCCAGCTCGGGACGCTTCAGCCGCGGGGCGAACGCGCCGTCCTCACGGTCCCGGTCGAGCAGCTCATGCGCCTCACCTGGAACCCGTTCTTCCCGTTCGTCGAGGAGCGCGTGCGGGCCTGGGCTGCCCTGCCGGTCCAACCTGCCGAACCCCGATGAAAGCGTCCGGTCCCGGCCGTACGGCCGGGGCCGGACGCCGGTCCTGGGTCCTACGGCTTCCCGGCGGGCGGCCGGAGCAGCAGCACGCGCGAACCTGGCGAGCTCCAGGCGACCAGCAGCTCTCTCGCCTTGCCCGCGTCCGCGGCGGGCGCGCTGCGCGTGGCGAGGGAGATGCTCCTTCGCACGACGACCCTGCCGTCGGCTCCGGAGGTACCGCTCGCGGCGACCTCCCCCAGGGTGTTCGCGACCTTCGCCGAGCTCGGCGGCGTCGCGACGGTCCAGCCCTTGGGCAGGTCGAGCGTGACCTCGAGCTCCTCGCTGCCCGGGCCGGGCAGCGCGATCGGCGAAAGCCGGCCGGCGCCGGGGAGCGGCGGCAGCTCGTCCGTGACGCCGCCGGGGACCCCGGCGAGCGTCACGGCGTGAAGGCCGCGCGCGTTCTTCTCGGGCAGCGCGCCCTCGAATGACGCCGAGAGCGACGCTTCGCCCCGCTGGAGCCGCGTCGTGCGGGCGCTCGTGACCTTGGCGCCCTCGATCAGTCCGCCGGCGAGCCGTTCCGCGAGCTTCTGCGGGTCGCGGACCAGCCCCACGTGGGGCGTGGCGCCGCCGATCGTCGTCAGCGCCAGCTCACCCTTGACGCCGCCTTTCTCGTCGATCTTCAGCGAAGCCACGAGACGGCGCCGCCACGGCGCGGCGAGCGCGCCGAGATCGACGGAGTCGCCCGGGACGACGAGGTGGGCGCGGTCGAGGTGGCGTTCCAGAGGCGTCTCGGCCTTCGGCTCCGCCGGGTCGTAGAGACGATCGTCGCCCGCGCCGAACCGCACCAGCAGGACGGCCCGGTCGTGGAGCGCGAAACCCGGGGCCCGGCCGGCCTGCGGGCCGGCCAGGAGGAGGCCGGGACGGGCCTCGAAGCCGAGCTCGCCGAGGACGCGCGCCTGGAGCGCCGCCATCTCGAGCGGCGACGCCCACCCCGCCGCCCAGACGGCGGCGAGCGGGTGAATGGCCCAGCCCGTGTGCGACGCGGGGAGCGCGCCCGAGACGTTGATGGCGTCGGAGAGGGCCGTCAGCGCCGCGAGGAGGGCGCGCTCGCGATCCGGCTCGGAGCCGACCGCCTTGCGGACCGCTTCGATCGCGCCGGCGGGCACCGGTCCGGCCGCGTCCCAGCGCCGCTGGAGCTCGTCCGCGGCCCAGCCCTTTCCCGCGGGAGATCCCGCCGCAGCGAGCGCGTACGGCTCGAACTCCACGCGCGCGGGCGTGCCGGGCTCCGCGGGAAGCGCGGCGACGCTCTCGCGCCTCCAGCGGCACGTGCGGCTGGCTCCCGTGGTCGTGCACTCTGCCGCCGGTCCGCCCTCCGCGGCGGCCGAAGCGACGAGCTCGACGCCGGCCGGGGCCTCGACCTCGACGAGGCGCTGGGCGACGGGGAAGGCGAAGGCGAGCGGCTCGGCGACGGTCATCCCGGCCTGCGTGGAAGCGGCACGGGTGACGCGCCACGACGCCTCGATCACCGCGCCCGGCTCGAGCGCGGTGTGCACGATCACCCTGCGGCGCAGCTTGCTCCAGAGGGGGTTCCTGTGGACCCCGGGCGGCAGCTCGTCGACGATCGCGTTGGCCGGCCCCTCCACGACCTCGCCGGACGGCCGCACCGTGCGGTTGTAGAGCACCTCGAACGTCTCGACCGCCGGGTCCCACACGATCCGGCTCTCGCCGAAGTCGCGGTTGATGGCGAGCGAGGAATTGACCTTCATCCGCAGCGTGCGCTCGTGGACGACGGCCCCGTCCGCGCGAAGCGTGTAGCGGTCGGCGAGGAGCAGGGCCTCGGCGTCCGGGCCGCCCGGGAAGGCGAACGCCTTCGGCGCGTTGGCGGAGGGGGCCGTGGCCTTCGTGACGACCTGCGGCTGCGCGGCGATCGCGGCCCCGGCGAGGAGGACGCAGAGGAAGACGAATCCCGAGCGAACCGGGTTGCGCATCACGCCTTCCCCTTTCCCTTGCCGGCCGGCCTGACGAGGAGCGGCGTTTCGGCGAGCTTGCGGAACGACTCGAGGGCGGCCCGCAGCGCGGGCCACTCCTCGGGGGCGAAGATGCGGCGGTCGAGGGTGAGCGTCTCGCTGACGACGAGCTCGCTCCCGGCGTGCTTCCAGGTCGACTGCAGGCTCCCCGCGCCGTCCAGCTTCGCGTCGTCGGGGAGGCCCTCCACCTTCGCGCCAGCCGGAAGCGTGATGCGCTCGTCGAGACGCACCACCTTCGAGCAGCCGATCCGGAC from Holophagales bacterium carries:
- a CDS encoding DUF3857 domain-containing protein — protein: MRNPVRSGFVFLCVLLAGAAIAAQPQVVTKATAPSANAPKAFAFPGGPDAEALLLADRYTLRADGAVVHERTLRMKVNSSLAINRDFGESRIVWDPAVETFEVLYNRTVRPSGEVVEGPANAIVDELPPGVHRNPLWSKLRRRVIVHTALEPGAVIEASWRVTRAASTQAGMTVAEPLAFAFPVAQRLVEVEAPAGVELVASAAAEGGPAAECTTTGASRTCRWRRESVAALPAEPGTPARVEFEPYALAAAGSPAGKGWAADELQRRWDAAGPVPAGAIEAVRKAVGSEPDRERALLAALTALSDAINVSGALPASHTGWAIHPLAAVWAAGWASPLEMAALQARVLGELGFEARPGLLLAGPQAGRAPGFALHDRAVLLVRFGAGDDRLYDPAEPKAETPLERHLDRAHLVVPGDSVDLGALAAPWRRRLVASLKIDEKGGVKGELALTTIGGATPHVGLVRDPQKLAERLAGGLIEGAKVTSARTTRLQRGEASLSASFEGALPEKNARGLHAVTLAGVPGGVTDELPPLPGAGRLSPIALPGPGSEELEVTLDLPKGWTVATPPSSAKVANTLGEVAASGTSGADGRVVVRRSISLATRSAPAADAGKARELLVAWSSPGSRVLLLRPPAGKP